One window of Oncorhynchus kisutch isolate 150728-3 linkage group LG25, Okis_V2, whole genome shotgun sequence genomic DNA carries:
- the LOC109870400 gene encoding chromobox protein homolog 7 — translation MELSAIGEQVFAVESIIKKRVRKGNVEYLLKWKGWPPKYSTWEPEEHILDQRLVQTYDEKEQKDRALGYRKRGPKAKRLLLQNTIYNMDLRSAHKALEKPPARLRLSLTRSLESEAEDPTYGACRRSLHPRLAHRKNKPRRSQFMCLASPPGPPNPTKVPTHDDWGRREEEDDMEEEEETRQEQSERETEICSGILNGQDRAEDWSSVIGSDEVTASERSAVWSPVIGPGEVTVTDVTINSLTVTFKEALAAKGFFRGWGLEF, via the exons ATGGAGCTGTCAGCGATTGGTGAACAAGTGTTTGCTGTGGAATCAATAATCAAGAAAAGAGTTAGAAAG GGAAACGTGGAATATCTGTTGAAGTGGAAGGGATGGCCACCCAA ATACAGTACATGGGAACCAGAGGAGCACATCTTGGACCAGCGCCTGGTGCAGACCTATGATGAGAA AGAGCAGAAGGACAGAGCCCTGGGGTACCGGAAGAGAGGACCCAAAGCTAAAAGGCTTCTACTACAG AATACTATTTACAACATGGATCTCCGGAGCGCCCATAAGGCCCTAGAGAAACCTCCAGCTCGCCTACGTCTTTCCCTGACTCGCTCACTGGAGTCTGAGGCAGAGGACCCAACCTATGGGGCCTGTAGACGGAGCCTGCACCCCCGCCTGGCCCATCGCAAGAACAAACCCAGAAGATCACAGTTCATGTGCCTGGCCTCTCCCCCTGGCCCCCCTAACCCCACAAAGGTCCCCACACATGATGAttggggaaggagagaagaggaagatgacatggaggaagaggaggaaactcGACAGGAGCagtcagagcgagagacagagatatgcAGTGGCATTCTGAATG ggcaGGATAGGGCAGAGGACTGGAGTTCTGTGATTGGCTCAGACGAAGTGACCGCGTCAGAGCGGTCTGCTGTTTGGAGCCCAGTGATTGGCCCAGGGGAGGTGACCGTGACTGATGTCACCATAAACTCTCTCACAGTGACTTTCAAAGAAGCCCTGGCAGCCAAAGGCTTCTTCAGAGGCTGGGGCTTAGAGTTCTGA